One part of the Anguilla anguilla isolate fAngAng1 chromosome 11, fAngAng1.pri, whole genome shotgun sequence genome encodes these proteins:
- the gnat1 gene encoding guanine nucleotide-binding protein G(t) subunit alpha-1: MGAGASAEEKHSRELEKKLKEDADKDARTVKLLLLGAGESGKSTIVKQMKIIHQDGYSLEESLEFIVIIYSNTLQSIMAIVRAMTTLNIGYGDPAQQDDARKLMHLADTIEEGSMPKEMAEIILRLWKDSGIQACFDRASEYQLNDSAGYYLNDLERLIQPGYVPTEQDVLRSRVKTTGIIETQFSFKDLNFRMFDVGGQRSERKKWIHCFEGVTCIIFIAALSAYDMVLVEDDEVNRMHESLHLFNSICNHRYFAATSIVLFLNKKDVFIEKIKKAHLSMCFPDYDGPNTYEDAGNYIKLQFLDLNLRRDIKEIYSHMTCATDTENVKFVFDAVTDIIIKENLKDCGLF, encoded by the exons ATGGGAGCAGGAGCCAGTGCAGAGGAGAAACACTCCAGGGAACTTGagaagaagctgaaggaggATGCCGACAAGGACGCCAGGACCGTCAAGTTGCTGCTACTGG GTGCGGGTGAATCAGGCAAAAGCACAATTGTCAAACAGATGAA AATTATCCACCAAGATGGTTACTCTCTTGAAGAATCCTTGGAGTTCATCGTAATCATTTACAGCAACACCCTACAGTCTATCATGGCTATTGTGCGAGCTATGACTACACTAAACATCGGCTATGGAGACCCGGCCCAGCAG GATGATGCCAGAAAGCTGATGCACCTGGCAGACACCATTGAGGAGGGAAGCATGCCAAAGGAGATGGCTGAGATCATTCTGCGTCTCTGGAAGGATTCGGGCATCCAGGCCTGTTTCGACAGGGCCTCCGAATACCAGCTCAATGACTCTGCTGGATA cTATCTGAATGACTTGGAGAGGCTGATCCAGCCAGGCTACGTCCCCACTGAGCAGGACGTGCTGCGATCAAGAGTCAAGACCACTGGTATCATTGAGACCCAGTTCTCCTTCAAGGATCTCAACTTCAG GATGTTCGACGTGGGTGGCCAGCGCTCAGAGAGGAAGAAGTGGATCCACTGCTTTGAAGGCGTGACCTGTATCATATTCATCGCTGCTCTGAGTGCATACGACATGGTGCTGGTGGAGGATGATGAAGTG AACCGAATGCACGAGAGTCTCCACCTCTTCAACAGCATCTGCAACCACCGCTACTTTGCCGCCACCTCAATCGTACTCTTCCTCAACAAGAAAGATGTCTTCATCGAGAAGATCAAGAAGGCTCACCTCAGCATGTGCTTTCCTGACTATGATG gccccAACACCTATGAGGATGCCGGTAATTACATCAAGCTGCAGTTCTTGGACCTCAACTTGCGACGAGACATCAAAGAAATCTACTCCCATATGACGTGTGCCACAGATACAGAGAACGTCAAGTTTGTG